A single Anopheles funestus chromosome 2RL, idAnoFuneDA-416_04, whole genome shotgun sequence DNA region contains:
- the LOC125774770 gene encoding uncharacterized protein C1orf131 homolog — translation MASTSTASFVPIQTKASIAFKEKAEESFKVTVFEPKKAALQKKRSARPRPRPNKDSEKNKSEEDDEDDIDDIFSDMPRKKPKRKEDPTVFDMTKARRDIMNLGFSGFDKESKQQASVRLAIKLGAKPPKNQYRNYREMLEEQKKAKEKDGDATAKRRQGQMAYGAIQSFNKYQERQRDKQRNPTSIMKHYGIAKPRIGKK, via the coding sequence ATGGCCAGTACAAGTACGGCTAGCTTTGTTCCGATTCAAACAAAAGCTTCGATTGCGTTCAAGGAAAAGGCCGAAGAATCATTCAAAGTGACAGTATTCGAGCCGAAAAAGGCAGCGTTGCAGAAAAAGAGATCAGCACGACCCCGGCCACGACCGAACAAGGACAGCGAAAAGAACAAATCCGAGGAGGACGATGAGGACGATATTGATGATATATTTTCGGACATGCCTCGTAAAAAGCCCAAACGAAAGGAGGATCCAACCGTGTTCGACATGACGAAAGCCCGGCGCGATATCATGAATCTTGGCTTCAGCGGTTTCGACAAGGAAAGTAAACAGCAGGCTAGTGTACGGTTGGCCATTAAGCTTGGAGCAAAACCGCCGAAAAACCAGTACCGGAACTATCGTGAAATGTtagaagaacagaaaaaagccAAGGAGAAGGACGGTGATGCTACGGCAAAGAGACGGCAAGGACAAATGGCTTACGGTGCGATCCAATCGTTCAACAAATATCAAGAACGGCAACGCGACAAGCAACGCAATCCTACCTCAATTATGAAGCATTACGGAATTGCGAAACCACGAAtcggtaaaaaataa
- the LOC125774757 gene encoding uncharacterized protein LOC125774757, whose product MCSAYRVARGLPCRDTIPAMAIIFIVSTLVHTACGSNYRIDLKSSGSVVLGLNMTIAFSAVLYTDEALVNDDYVVDWSDNTYPQHTLEGLTSKTPHFNWTVMYAHPVKPGTYQATIKVKKTFIAIPYELAHASVTFNLTSMLNGELQLIQNDTVVNSTYVSSTVPVNQSIILSESDQRALEKAAYVQTFWFINCQYIGTSNELSTLSNFTQENNTYSIEALVVASFEKLPEPTTTTTTTTTTTTTTTTTTTTTTTPATTTTTTTTTTPTPPTTTSTTPATTTSTTPKPTTSTQPPSTNDISASSHPSELRNKRAVNKEILPGSVQSADVLRSVSPVLLNLTDRDNIILPDVSKETLVEGSPNEEPFVVISKKYDRFYNLQDAHQPYVCDNSSMIAPDPKKVYGYFQRTFTVQHPIAKFNVSGQQWVKQGQPVDLVFQCSGTPPFEFCYNLNHGQHNMTSNETCNNDWEPSRTGECRYKIHRFFFTNDQYSIVIFVRNRVSNYFTQIGIQFYENQQKSQLSVIIVPIGFGLLAVLIVVYGMAYYIQNRDRFIVEVADFNFGDTSSLDDDMEYKTFHQRLVDSLRDSVRIPRFNFRRSSAHDVDDISPSSGAAGESSLRYGSMT is encoded by the exons ATGTGTTCCGCATACCGGGTTGCACGAGGGTTGCCCTGCCGGGATACAATTCCCGCCATGGCCATCATATTCATTGTGTCCACGTTGGTGCACACGG CATGTGGCTCCAATTACCGGATAGATTTGAAATCCTCCGGATCGGTTGTTCTTGGGTTGAACATGACGATTGCGTTCAGCGCTGTACTGTACACGGATGAGGCACTGGTTAATGATGATTACGTTGTCGACTGGTCAGACAACACTTATCCCCAGCATACGCTAGAA GGTCTAACCTCGAAAACGCCCCACTTCAATTGGACGGTTATGTACGCACATCCTGTAAAGCCCGGCACGTATCAGGCAACGATCAAGGTGAAGAAAACTTTCATCGCGATACCATACGAGCTCGCCCATGCATCGGTTACGTTCAATCTGACCA GCATGCTCAACGGCGAATTACAGCTAATCCAGAACGACACAGTGGTCAACAGTACGTATGTGTCGAGTACGGTACCGGTTAACCAATCGATTATCCTTTCCGAAAGCGATCAACGCGCTTTGGAGAAGGCAGCATACGTGCAAACATTTTGGTTCATCAATTGCCAGTATATCGGCACGTCAAACGAGTTGTCGACGTTGAGCAATTTCACCCAGGAGAATAATACTTACTCTATTGAAGCTCTGGTCGTAGCATCCTTTGAAAAG CTTCCAGAACCAACAACGACAACCACAACTACAACAACCACCACGACAACCACTACAACTACTACAACAACCACAACGACCCCGGCGAcaaccactaccaccactacGACGACCACACCGACGCctccaacaacaacatccaCAACTCCTGCTACTACAACCAGCACAACCCCAAAGCCCACCACCTCCACGCAGCCGCCTTCGACTAATGATATTTCAGCTTCATCCCATCCAAGTGAGCTAAGGAATAAACGAGCTGTGAATAAAGAAATTCTACCAGGATCAGTACAATCGGCGGACGTGCTTAGATCCGTCAGTCCTGTTCTATTGAACCTCACTGATCGTGACA ACATCATCCTACCTGATGTATCGAAGGAAACGTTAGTGGAAGGATCTCCCAACGAGGAACCATTTGTGGTCATTTCAAAGAAATACGACCGGTTCTACAATCTACAAGATGCACATCAACCTTATGTATGTGACAACAGTTCGATGATTGCGCCCGACCCTAAAAAGGTGTACGGATACTTTCAGCGAACCTTTACAGTGCAGC ATCCGATAGCCAAGTTTAACGTTTCCGGACAGCAGTGGGTGAAGCAGGGCCAGCCAGTGGATCTTGTATTTCAGTGTAGCGGTACGCCACCTTTCGAGTTTTGCTACAATTTAAATCATG GCCAGCACAACATGACTAGCAACGAAACGTGTAACAACGATTGGGAACCGTCCCGTACGGGCGAATGTCGTTACAAGATACATCGCTTCTTCTTTACCAACGATCAATATTCGATCGTGATTTTCGTCCGAAACCGTGTTTCAAACTATTTTACCCAGATCGGAATTCAGTTTTACGAGA ATCAACAAAAGTCCCAGCTGTCGGTAATAATTGTCCCCATCGGGTTCGGTTTGCTAGCAGTGCTTATTGTGGTGTATGGAATGGCATACTACATTCAAAACCGAGACCGTTTCATTGTTGAGGTCGCTGATTTCAACTTTGGTGATACAAGCTCACTGGACGACGACATGGAGTATAAAACGTTTCACCAACGGCTAGTGGACAGTTTGCGAGATTCGGTTAGAATACCACGTTTCAACTTTCGGCGTTCCAGCGCTCACGATGTGGACGATATTTCACCATCATCCGGTGCGGCTGGGGAATCCTCGCTACGGTACGGTTCTATGACATAG